A stretch of DNA from Ochotona princeps isolate mOchPri1 chromosome 13, mOchPri1.hap1, whole genome shotgun sequence:
gcagggagctggatggaagtggagcagccgggacatgaaccatcgcccatatgggatcctggcgcatgcaaggcagagatttagccactgagccattacaccaggcccaagactcaaaatttaattcaaaattcaataaacctAAGTTTAAgggaaaaaacccacaaaattctagttttcctctctgtttgttatgtatttttaagaaataactgCTTGCCTCATAAAGATTGATGCCTTTGCATTGCTGGACACACTAAGATATAGTTTTTTCCTATTTTTGGGCTAATACTACACTTCCCGAATGTTGGAGATGAAACTTAGCAAGCATGGACAAATAATAATTCCTAGAATAAACAACAGCATGATTGGACAACCTACCCAGGGGATTCTGTATTATCTTTGCCACTTTCCCATAAATCTGTGCTAAAATAAAGTGTGTTACAAGAAAACTAGAGAATTTAAGCAGCTGAACAGTGTGTGTATAGGAATAACAGGAAATGACatccattgcagccctttggggagtgaaccagcagatgaaagcaaatgtttctcctctccataaatctacctttccagtaaaaaagacttcccattaaaaatattttttgagtcCTCATACACAAGTGTGTGTCTTTTTCATACCAAAAGCCCATGAGCAGTTACTACAGGATTCTTAACAGGAGTGTTGTGTCCAGTTTGTTCCTTAAAGATTGCACTGGTGGCAGTGGGTTGGAGGGACAGTAGAGCCCACAGCAGAGCAGAAGATAGATTAGATAGTAGTGGGGAACTGAATTGGTGTGCAAggacaaaaacagaaataagaaccAGTTGGAGAGAGCGATGGGGACGTGTGGCCTCTTCCCAACGACACCCTGCTGCAGTGAGGCTTCCTGGCTTCCACACTGACATGGTGCGTCGGTACCCCATCCTCAGATGTCTCTGATGTGGATGAAGACAGAAAGGTCCCCCCATCACACTCCCTCAGGCCTGCATATATGGGAAGACATCTGACAATATGCTTCCTTTCATGGGTGCAGCCTCCATTCCCCCACCCACTACCACACATGCGCATATAATCTCTTCCCTGTTTTATCACATTTCCAAAAGGGAGCACGTGTTGAGATGTGATTCCTCCCCAGATGTTCAACTCACGCAGGAGAAAGGGGCAGGAGCTCTCAGAAGGGCCCTTTTACCGTGTGCACATTCTAGATGAAACTCGGTGTGGAATCATTTGAAGATTTCCTAGTCTTTGCAATGTTAGAGAAAACTGAATAAATAAGACAAGGTATAAACTGCAGAGAACgagtttgttctgttttccttttttttaatatagactCTTGTTAACAATACATTAGCATTACTAACAGAAAGAAATAACCATTTACACAGTAACTCAACAATCAGCCATTTAAGATTAAGGTATTACTCAACCACAACCAGAGAAAACACTGATTCCATTAGCAAGCCCAGGCTCATCCTGGACTTAGAGAGCGTCTTGGTCCTGCGTGGACGACAGAGCATTCGTGTCAAAGGCAAGAGCTGGGAGGGCCAGCTGCTGAGGGACATGCCCTCCAGGGaggctcagcaggaaggtacAGTCCTCCGGCTCGTTCTAGCACTGAGAGTTCCCAGGACCCGAAAGCCTGGCTTCCTTATGGAGGAGACTGAACAATTCATTAGCCTCAGTATTCAGGTCTCATCCAGCATTcttccacatttaaaaaaaaaaaaaaaaaaaaaaaaaagactgccatATAAGAAGTTGATCATCATCGTTTCTCCAGCTTCTTGTACTTGGCTTCTGTGAGGAGAACAGGGTTGTAAATGGTTAAAAATGACTCTCCACCGACACCAGCTGAATTTCAACATCTCCATTCCATTGTGCAAAAACAATCTACTGCCTTCAATCTCATCATTGATCTATACAACTTGAAAAAAGGGTTCAAGCTCACAGACACCCAAAATGAAGAAGCCTAGCCAACGCGAGTTCACGGAGTTCAGGTCCTGTGGGCAGCCCTGCTGAGGCATCGCCAGCAGGCCTGAGCGGgcctggtggcacctgctggcacctgctggcacctgctgaGCAGGGCGGTTGACagggctggaactccaccaggagCCTCACAAAGCACAGGGGACTCCCCTCCTGGCCCGGTCTCAGGGACCCATGGACATGGACTGGAACCCTCAGGATGTTTCAGTGTCCAACTCCTCATCTATCTTTTTATCCTTACTCCTCACTCCAGGAAGGCACTTTGGAGAGAGATTTTAAAAGCCATCAAAGAAGCCACTAACTATGACAgacctccttttctctttaaagacCTCAAAAGCATGTGCTGCAATGCTTCTCTTTGGTAACCATTTACTAAATTGTAGACCGTGAAACTGGTTATTAAGTATCACCTGCATCAAATCTCAGCCTGCCATAAACCATTCTGTTGTAGGAGTCAACTATTAttaatgatgaaaataaaataaaacaaataaaatctgctAATGTTATCTaggataaaaaaaacaaatttatcatTTGTAACCATAGATGTAAGAGCCACACTTAAAGTTATCAACACTAAACATACCAGTTTTCTCCTTAAAAGGAAAAGTAATTTTCAAGAAAACCCTTGACTGATTGTCATTGTGTAAGGCTTACATATCTAGATTATTAAAGATACTGCAACCTGCTGAACCAcaattaaaatctttttctttgttaaagatttacttatttttattgcacagtcagatatacagagaggaggcgagacagagaggaagatcttccgtcagatgatacactccccaagtgaccacaacagccggtgctgtaccagtctgaagccagaagtcaggaacttcctccaggtctcccattcaggtgcagggtcccaaggctttgggctgtcctcaactgctttcccaggccacaagcagggagctggatgggaagtggggcagccggaactagaagcagcgcccatgtgggatcccggcacattgaaggcgaggactttagctactaggccattgcgccggacCCCACAATTAAAATCTTGACGTCTATAATCAAACAGTCCTGGGTTGGAATATGGCTCTTTCATGTACTATACTAGATTTGCATCCTTAAGCAAGTTATGAACCTGTGGCATCATGCTTTTTTCTCTAAAGAACTGAAACAAAAATCACTTGCTGAGGCTGGCCTGTGGCAGAACAAGTAAAGCTACCATCTGCACTGACAGTATCcttatatgggtgcaggttcaagtcttggatgcttcacttctggtccagctccctgctaatactcaagggaaaagcaacagacatgcttgggcccctcaaacacatgggagacccagaagaagcgcctggctcctggcttccatttagCCCAGCtttcacttgaggaatgaagcagcagatggaagacctttgtctctctttcttctgcctttcaaataataaatcctttttaaaaatcttgaaaaaaaataaaaactacctgGCAGATTATTAGAATGAAAAACATGAGAAAGTACAAAAACACAGTCCCTGATATGTCACTAAGAACTCAAGAAATGTGACGTGTATTAATACTCACTAGGCTTTGTGAAGATGAATAGCACTGTGTGTAAACCAGTAATGTTAACTATTCTGTTAGTTATAAATGCACTGGCAAGAGGTAATGTTTACTGAATCAACAGAAACGAAAGTAGTTACCCAGTTTTTTTGAATATGCATCCAACCTATATGCCGCCTGCTCAAGAGCTGCTACCTGTTCCTCGATCACATTGATCTGATCCAGGTAAGGCTGTAGTCcagcatctttaaaaagaaaacaaaccacagGTTCATATGACTCCTACAACAAGTGTAGAAACAAGAGTGGGAAAGTGAGAATGCTAGCTAGAATCCCCAGCTGTGCCTCAGACACGCCAGGTCGGGGTGACAGGATGCTGACTGCAGACACTCAGAAGCCAGTATAATCACAACCTCAACAACATAAATCTCTTTCAATTatgaatttcctttctttttaatacCTTACTTCCCAAGCAATCTTCCcatcctacttccaatccagctccccccAGTCTTTTGATAGCCCCATATAAACAGAGAGTGCCCTACAAATAAGGAACACATTGAAGCCAATGGAAAAATACTTTCAGCCACTCTAAACTGGCATTTTCCATTGGGATGTTTTCTGGCTGTTTATATGGAGTATGGATTTCACAGTTTAACCAAGTTACTAGAGGTGCCACTCttcctctgccccttccctttcccttgATAAAAATCAAGATTTGGAAGTACAAGTAGCAGTACTACTAAAGCATGCTAATCCTTAGAACGGAAGAAATTTAGGACATGAGGTCCTACAGGAAAGAATGTCGCAACTCTTCCCCTTCTccatgcccccccccaaaaaaaaacagtaaatacaAATGTTTCACTATAAAAATGACTACTTACACTTCTGGTTTAAGTCCTTTAAGTTTCTACTAATGTTTATAGCGATATCTTTCATCTCAAGATACTTCAGACTGGttaatttattcatattttccagGAGCTTGTAGTCTTCGCTGGTAGCTTTAAAATAAAGAGAGGAAGTAATGCATTTTAGATCAATCTTAGATCACCCGCAAGTGGAATGGTAGACCACGAGATATTTCAGGGAAGGACTAGGAAACATAAAAGCAGCCACCACATCAACTATGACATTCCTACTTCACCTCCATACTCAGAATGTCTAAGTAGAAACTCAGGCAAGAATTAGCAAACTGTCTAAGCCAAACAAGGTCCAGAAGGGTCAGGATCATGGTTAGAAAGGATGTTAAACCTGTGCCCAAGAAAAGTGACACACATACATTATCAATGCTGACCTAATCACTTAATCATATGTTATTGtgcatggtttttgttttaaagatttatttatttttattggaaaggcagatacacagagaggaggagagacagagaagaaaatcttccatctgttgattcacttcccaagtgatcgttaacagctggagctgagccaatccaaagccaggagctgggagtttctttcgggtctcccacatgggtgtagggtcccaaggctttgggccgtccttgactactttcccaggccacaagcagggagctggatgggaagcggaggtgccgggattagaaccggcaccaatatgggatcctggtgcgttcaaggcgaggactttagctgctagaccacgccaccgggcccatctaTATTGCATttttaggaatttatttatttgtttttattgcaaagtcagatatacagagaggaggagagacaagagaggaagatcttccatctgttgattcactccccaaatggtttcaatggctagagctgagccaatccgaagccaggagccaggagcttcttccgagtctcccacacaggtgtagggtcccaaggctttgggccatcctcaactgctttcccaggtcacaagcagggaactggatgggaagtggggctgctggaacacaaaccggcacccatatgggatcctggcgcgttcaaggcgaggactttagccgctagtctacTGCGAGGGGCCCCTCTATATTGCATTTTATGCAGtgaatttttgaaacatttgtctGCTTCTATCCTCACTTCTCTTTCCTCCCCCAACCCAAAGCAAATGGCCTTAAGCCCCACTTTCCTGTAAACCAATCATGCAAACATAAGCTGTTGACAGCTCAgttttacttcttcttttttctcaaatttatttatttttattggaaagtcagatatatagaggacaGGAGAGAtggtgaggaagatcttccatccactgattcacttcccaagcagcctcaaccgtcagagctgagctgatccgaagccaggagctagaagtct
This window harbors:
- the BLOC1S2 gene encoding biogenesis of lysosome-related organelles complex 1 subunit 2 isoform X2 is translated as MRRPSEPEAAEPGMAAAAESVPGIGRDEPARDDAVVETAEEAKEPAEADINELCRDMFSKMATYLTGELTATSEDYKLLENMNKLTSLKYLEMKDIAINISRNLKDLNQKYAGLQPYLDQINVIEEQVAALEQAAYRLDAYSKKLECWMRPEY
- the BLOC1S2 gene encoding biogenesis of lysosome-related organelles complex 1 subunit 2 isoform X1 produces the protein MRRPSEPEAAEPGMAAAAESVPGIGRDEPARDDAVVETAEEAKEPAEADINELCRDMFSKMATYLTGELTATSEDYKLLENMNKLTSLKYLEMKDIAINISRNLKDLNQKYAGLQPYLDQINVIEEQVAALEQAAYRLDAYSKKLEAKYKKLEKR